The DNA window CCGCCGAGTGAGCCTGCGGAGCGCTTGGGTGAGCCGCCTGAACATCCGCCGATGTTACTTCGCCCGTCGGGGGTGGGAGCGAGCGGAACGTGAGGGCGCCCGGCCTTCTGTCCGCTCGCCGGGTTACCAGTGCGTGTGCAGCGCGTACTGTCCGGCGCGGGTGTCCAGGCTGAGGAAGGAGAACTGGCCCTCCGAGCACGTGCCGCTGTTGAGGAACAGCCGGCTGCCGTGCTCCACGCGCATGCCCTGGTGGGTGTGGCCGGTGATGACGATGTCCGCGGCGCTGTCGCTGGCGCGGGCGATGGCCCACTGCTGGAAGGTGCACCGCGAGGGGTCCGGCAGCGCGGGCATGAGCCGGGCATCCAGCGCCTGGAACATGCGGAACATCGTGCGCAGGCGCATGCGGCGCAGCCACGCACCGGTCCACACGGCGGCCTCCGACAGCCAGCGCGCCTTGCGGATGACCCAGTCGTGGTGGTGTCCGTGGGTGAACAGCATCCTCACGCCGTCGGCCTCGAGGACCAGCTGCTCGGGGGCGCCGAACAGGGCTCCGGCGACGAGGTCATGGTTGCCGTGGATGTAGTGGTACTGGGGCTGCGAGAAGCGGCGCACCAGCTCCGGGTGGGCGGCGCGGGCGGCCGCGAGCTCCGTCGCCTGGTGCCCCGGCGTCTTGCAGGTGAGCGTCTCGAAGATGTCGCCGAGCAGGACGATGCGCTCGAAGTTGCCTTCCAGCACACGCAGGAAGTGGGCGAAGGCCGAGTCTTCGTGGCCGAAGTGGTCTGCTGAGTCGCGCCTGCCCAGGTGCAGGTCGGATATCACCGCGATGTGCATGTCGTGTCCCATCCTCCGCGATTGCAAGGTCGGGGCCTCTTCTGTCGAGAGGCCATCCGCATGGCTCGCCAGGGCGGGTATGTCGCGTCCTTTCCCTTCATGGGTCACCGCGTCGTCTTTCGCACCCTGTCCAGAAGGGGTCGGGCCAGGGCCTCTCTGTAACGCTGCGCATGGCGGGTTCGCACGTCCATGACAAGGGCGGAACTTCACGAGGCGCCAAGGCGTCGGAGTGGGACAGTGAAGCAGTCCCCATGAGGAGTGGCGAGGCGGTCTTCCGCCGCGCCGCCCTGGACAGGGGGAGGGAGCGGCGGTGCGCCCCCCTTGTCCTCCGCCCATTTCCAGCGGGCCGTCGGAATGGGGCCGGGCCCGCGCGCGGCGGCCCTTTGACTTGATTTGGTGTTTGATGGACACTAAGTATGTGTCGAAGGTACACGAAGCAGAGGGGGTGGGCACATGACCATCGGGTACATGAAGGCGACGCCGACGTCGTACGTGATGCAGTTCAAGGGAGGGAAGGTGGTGCGGGAGGGCGTGGGGCTCTCGTTCTTCTACTGGAAGCCGTCCGCGACGCTGGTGAGCGTGCCGCTGTCGAGCTCGGACGCGCCCTTCGTCTTCAACGAGGCGACGCGCGACTTCCAGGCGGTGACGATGCAGGGGCAGCTCACCTACCGGGTGGCGGACGCGCGGAAGCTGTCCTCGCTCCTGGACTACTCGCTGGGGTCCTCGGGGCGGTACCACTCGGATGACCCGGAGTCGCTGCCGGAGCGGCTGGTGCAGGTGGCGCAGGTGCGGGCGCGCACGGTGGTGCAGCGCATGACGCTGCGCGAGGTGCTGGTGAGCGCGCAGACCATCGAGGCGGAGGTGCTGGCGTCGCTTTCGACGGCGGAGTCGCTCCGGGCGCTGGGGGTGGAGGTGATGGCGTTCTCGCTGTTGTCCGTGAAGCCCACGCCGGAGATGGCGCGCGCGTTGGAGGCGGAGGCGCGCGAGGGCCTGCAGCGGCAGGCGGACGAGGCCATCTACGCGCGGCGAAACGCGGCCGTGGAGCAGGAGCGCCGCATCAAGGAGAGCGAGCTGGCGACGGAGTTGGCCGTGCAGGAGCGCCAGCGGCAGATTCGCGAGGCGAAGATGGCGGGGGACATCGCGGTGGAGGAGCAGCGCTCGGCGCTGATGGAGCGCTGGACGCAGAACGAGAAGCAGGCCGCGGACGCGCGCGCCTACGCGCTGGAGAAGACGCTGGCGCCGGTGCGGGGCGTGGACTGGAAGACGCTGATGGCGGCGTCGGCGGGAGGCGGAGACCCGGCGTTGAACATCGCGCTGGCCTTCCGGGAGATGGCGGAGAACGCGCATCGCATCGGCGAGCTGAACGTGTCGCCGGAGCTCCTGCAGTCGCTGATGGGCGCGGGAAGCCACAAGGCCCAGCAGCCTTCGCTGCCTTCCTCGAAGCCGCCCGCGCGGGAGCGCTGAGCCACCCGGAGGTCACGCGCCATGTTCGAGAAAATCGTCCTCGTCACCCGCCACACGCGCCTGGCGGGCCTGGTGGAGCGCTTCAACACGAAGAAGCAGGCGA is part of the Myxococcus landrumus genome and encodes:
- a CDS encoding UDP-2,3-diacylglucosamine diphosphatase gives rise to the protein MHIAVISDLHLGRRDSADHFGHEDSAFAHFLRVLEGNFERIVLLGDIFETLTCKTPGHQATELAAARAAHPELVRRFSQPQYHYIHGNHDLVAGALFGAPEQLVLEADGVRMLFTHGHHHDWVIRKARWLSEAAVWTGAWLRRMRLRTMFRMFQALDARLMPALPDPSRCTFQQWAIARASDSAADIVITGHTHQGMRVEHGSRLFLNSGTCSEGQFSFLSLDTRAGQYALHTHW
- a CDS encoding SPFH domain-containing protein, producing the protein MTIGYMKATPTSYVMQFKGGKVVREGVGLSFFYWKPSATLVSVPLSSSDAPFVFNEATRDFQAVTMQGQLTYRVADARKLSSLLDYSLGSSGRYHSDDPESLPERLVQVAQVRARTVVQRMTLREVLVSAQTIEAEVLASLSTAESLRALGVEVMAFSLLSVKPTPEMARALEAEAREGLQRQADEAIYARRNAAVEQERRIKESELATELAVQERQRQIREAKMAGDIAVEEQRSALMERWTQNEKQAADARAYALEKTLAPVRGVDWKTLMAASAGGGDPALNIALAFREMAENAHRIGELNVSPELLQSLMGAGSHKAQQPSLPSSKPPARER